TCGATAAATCGCTAATATTTTCTATATCATCTTCTACAAgttttaaaaatgaaaaaatctcCTTTTTAACAAAAGTGCACTGACTACGTTGCCGAAAACTTTGATTTTAAAGAGCTTCACGTTTTGGAAACTTGTATGAAACATTTCTGTTTGCGTTTGCgtaatttaagaaaattgaaAACTCGTTTCTTAGAATTTGAAAAGACGTTTCTTAAGATGTAATGTGTTTACAGTAGTAGATGTAGATGAACGCTAATCACATGTTCGATAAATCGCTAATATTTTCTAGATCATCTACAAGctttgaaaatgaaaataaaatctttttttttttttccatctaTTATGTGacatatatataatttcttttaatGTATCTATATAAAAGATTAACCATACATCCTTACAAGTTTAAAGATTTATAGATATAcccttgtatttttattatttacccATTTTCCCCATGTTTCCGTTTCCTATATCTTTTACATATAAGATTTCTCGGTTTCTGTTTCCATTTTCATGTAATATTGGTGCACACAACTCCTATTTTTATACGACCATGTTGTTTTTCATGGGCGGATTTAGGTTGATTTTGTTAAATACCGGGCATTTATCTTTATAAAGGGTGTCAAAATGGCTTGTCGTATTATAGTCCTATTATATGAtctatatatgatataaaaacAGCAAGAATGATAATCATGCCCGTCATATTGTCTCTGTAAATTATGTtgtcgtgtcagaaattgaaAGTCCTAGTCGGTATTCTGTAGGCTTGGTTCAGAGAGCTCCCAAATGGAGTTCTGGATTCTCTGGCACCCGAGGAGGTAATGCAAtgtcaagaagaagaagaatgtgtCGCGCTTGTGAGGCGTCTTCCTCCTACGGAAGCTGCGCTGCTCGATTGGGTTGTCAATCTCATGGCTGATGTTGTGCTTCAAGAACATTTTAACAAGATGAATGCTCGCAACATAGCCATGGTTTTTGCACCCAACATGACCAAGGTAAGTCTTATAAATTGCTCTTTAGTTTAGAAAAAATTGCATATTTAAGTCGCTGATCAGTTCGTTTTTTTACTGATTATACTTCTGGTGAATACATTACGTCCTTGATCAAATGTTTTTGAACACGTTAAGCCTTGTTTAGGCTTTACAGTTGTGTATAATTCAAACTCCATTTAACGCGTGTGGAACTGTCAACATGTCATTGAGTTTGACCGTCTTACTTTAGGGATTAGGATAAAGTTAATTTGGTAGTTGATGTCTATGTCGCACGGACACTCATCTTTAGTAGCATTTGTGCCTTCCATGTCGGTGTCTGTGTCCCGTTTCTGTGTTTATTTTCGTTTGAAAGCTATTTCATGAAGGTTAacttttagaaataacgtttctgGTGTCCGTTTCCGTGTAAGTGTCCATGTCCGTGTAACATAGGTTGATGTGGTAAGGTTATTGTAGGGGCTGACAGGGCAATGTTAGAAAACATTATCTTGACGTGGCAATCTACATGTAAGGTGATATGTTAAAACAATTATATACTTGCAGTTCCAGCGTGCTAAACGGAATTTGAATCACACATAACCGAGTTATCCGAGAGGGActtaatgtgttaaaaaataatttattaaaggCTTAATGTATCAATTTAAAAGATTAGGGgcttaatcaataaaaactGAATATATCGGGGCTCAAATATGCATTTTTCCTTTAGTTTGTGGAAAATGTGAAATGCCGTATAACAACACGATTTGAtctcaggaattttcacatgcaccttaatgagcaagtgaatttgctcattcaccgttagatataagcttattaaatctaagcctcaggatgctttaaatctccaccttaggattctaataagcctagatctaacggtgtgAATGAGTAAATTCTAcgtgctcattaaggtgcatgtgatcaagactggaTCTGATCTACTGACAATTAAACGGATACTAAGACTGTCAAAACGGATTATCATATCATAACATGTGATGTGATAAATAAGtatattatatatgatataaatgcaataAACATAACAATCGTATCAAGCGGATTCTCTCTGTAAATCGTGTTGTCGTGTTAGCCTAATAAAAACTAGTCTAGTTCGTCCGGACGTACTAAAAATGTCTTACGATCATAGAAATTGCAGAACTGGGAAATGTTTATAATGCTGATAGAATGTCTTGATATTGTCACAGATGGCAGATCCTTTAACTGCACTTATGTATGTtgtccaagtgatgaactttcTGAAGACCCTTATCTTACGGGCGCTACGAGAAAGAGAAGATTCCGCTTTGGAGTCAACTCTTCCTCCGCAGCACGAGCCATTCGATGAAGACAGTAACCAAAGCTCTTCACTGCCTTGCATGGAAGAGACAACGGCAAACGAAGACGAGGAAATGACAGAGCAACCTTTCATCGTTGAAGAACCGGTTGTAGAAACTTTGTGCATCTCTTGTCAAAACAATGCCGGAGAAAACGACGGTTCTATGGTCTCGGTCGATAAGTCACTTCGCACTCGTACGAGTCCTGGAGGAGAGAGCAAGGTCGGGCAATCGAGTAATGCACGTATTGGAAAGAGTCAGGGTGATGTAAATAATAGGCAGCAGCAGTCGTCGGGACTTGGTGCTACGGCTGTAGTTGAGAAGAGTCGGGGACTTAGTAACTTGAGCCGGATTGATTCGAGGATGGAACTCATCGAAGCTTGGCGATGAAAGGCAGGAAAATTTGGGTCTATGATCTATCTAGTTGTATAATAAGTATGTTTGTGTATGTTTCTTTGTTGAATGTTTTATGTGGAGAGACTCATTGACATTTAAACTGACTTCTACTAGTATTAATCATGGAATTAATGGTTTCTTAGTTGTTTTTTCCTACTCTTCTACTAATTGATTAAGCAAGATTCCGTGCCGAAATTGGATTGTCGATTTCTGAAATGGTAATACGATTTATAAAGATAATCCGATTTACAAAGATAATCCGCCTGATGTTTGTTTCTATTTGTTGACAgtagattttaattttttttccctgTTCATTGATGTTTGAGTAGTTTAATCTGGGGTAAATGCAATTATAGGTTTGATACATTAAGATATCGCTGAACTTGTCCCAAAAACTTGatttgtcatggaaccgattgaactaaaagctcgaactgatagttaaggttcaatcatatatcttatattaatctcttaTATGATTGACTCGCTAAATTTACAAAGTGTTTCATTAGCCTCatcaaattgtttaaaataattgATTGGTCATTtggatttatttaaagtgacctGTTAGTCtcatgaacttgtttaaagtgatatatatttcaatttgtctaaatctGTAAAAGAATTCGTAACTTAACCTAATTCATGATTCTAagtctttaaaataaattaactttcTGAATATTTTtatggcttttttttttttttatatatatatagatttagaGACTTAATCATTATACTTCAACCAAGTTTAGAATGCTAATAAGAAATCATGTAAATTCagaaaaacaattaaattttttggacaagtttagagcACAATGTATAGCCTTGATTTTATTTATTAGAATTTCTACAAGAGTGGTCTACGATAGATTTGACTCTTGGAACGGGTAAAATACACCCATAGCCCCTAAATTTTACTTATTTTAATAATCACTAAGCTTTAATATAAAATCCACTTAGCCTTACACTTTCTAACATTATGGCTATTAAATTTTAACTAtctcaaaataaccgttaaaaatcttaaaatggaaatgttcaagaattaaagttgtttagaacaatatttacaatgaaaccacgttttttattctaaaaaaatcacaaattttggagctttttctttttaaaaaatcactttctctctcataaccaaacatcacttaaatgacctcaaaatgaaaattttgaaaaattagagttgcttagaatatcatcaattcttGGAATGTTTTGTTTTGAGGTCGTATACAATCATTTTGAGatgttaattgaagtttagtgattataatgttaaaaaaaaattgagttacTTTTATGTTACTTTTGAAATTTAGTGGTCATACTGTAAAAATGATTAAAGTTCAATGTCATGAGTGTATTTACTTTCTAtactaaataattttatattattatttttacatagtataatacatattttaattgaatttatataataatttattgattaataaataaaaaatacaaaaatacaaatccgattaatccccgattaGTCTCTGACTAATCCCCGACTAATCCTCGAGGCCCTGTCCGCTCGACTAGCGCctaacgttttttacaaccttggtgTTACCAACATTAAGAGGCACGCATGTGCTGTGCTAAATATTTTACAATTGTTGAGTTTAGGGAGTTGAAAGGCTGACCACTAAGTACATGGACTAAGTAACAAAAATAGACAAGTTCAAGAGACTGATAAGATATTAAGCCTACAAATAACcaataacaaaaaatatatgaaactatTTTAATCTATGACAAGCTTACCCTTTTTTAGATCTTCCGAGGgcatatgtatttttttttcatgttgTTTGGGAGTCAAAGCAGCGGTGAGACATTGTCGATATTTGGAAGGTCCAATTTAAGTTAAATAACAGATAAACCAATATGGCAAGGCAGGAGCGGAaggtatttttcgcaactatcaAGGCTtttccaaaggttgttttgctttttctacctcTCGTTCTTTTggttatatggctgaattgagaccCGCTATTTTCgtaattgaacttgcttgggagaaaaattggcatcagctttggattgagtcagactcaatgtacgtagttaatctgcttagacgtCGTTCCATTGATGTttcttggagtattcgacaagtgtggttgcattgtctcagcatttgctctaggatgaacattctcttttcacacatctttagggaaggaaatagagttgctgatgcattggcCAAGTTTGtagtctcttcctcagtgatcaattggtggccttcagctcctgctttttgccacaagtttatcaatgatgacatttatagtattttacacttgcgttttttttttacttttcctaaCTTTTCTCCTCCctccttctttttgtttgttctcattCCTCTTCTCTTAttcaaacactcacttttttcttttttaatatattgcgggtttgacagttcttgggccatgggtaCTCTCCTcgtccaagttctgtctcgtcccaatttctataaaaaaaataagactaaaattaatttttctttaaaatgtagATTAAATTTACACCATTGTATATTTAAATTTGATTGGAGTAGAAATTTTTCTATGGATAGAAAAACaggaaattgttttattttagttGGTAATATGTCATATTAAGACAAGTTGCTTTAGAGAAGTGGAGAACAGCAACCAGACATTGCACACTTTTCCTGTGAATGGAGGGAACATGTTAAAAGATCATTCAGGATATTCCAACAATTTGGGGTAATATGAATTAAAAGCATCAAAAAGTATTCCTTTAAATTGTGGCTCATTTTAGCTATCTATACTCTCTAATTAAATTCATATTCTCCTATAAAACTTCTCATAAGTCATATCTAGTAAACAAGCCGAGCTGAGTTTAGGTCTGCTCATATTCGACTCATTAAGTTTGAGCTCGAATTTAAAATTCTGTTTATGAGATGTTCGCGAGCACTTCGTTAATTTTGTTCATGAATTTCGCTCGGAAACAACTCATTAGTTATgttcatttgaaatttctttaaagcttaatacatcatttaccccctgaacttttcccaaaaaacttgattggccccctgaactttcaaagtgtctcgacagctccatgaacttgcataaaatgtccaGTTAGCACACCAGACCtgcgtaaaatataataaattgatcaatcggttgtaaaaaagtaagttagatgcataagatgtattccacgcgttttagaattttattacataattcaagaatagattataaatgaagttattacttgctcaactataaaacttgtattctctaatattacaaccgCATTACCCCGATCttggttgttttattttttttaagacgcgtgtaatacatcttccgtatttaacttactttttttttgcaaccgagtaatcaattgattacattttacgcaagttcaggaggctaactgaacattttatgcaagttcagagggctgtcgagacactttaaaagttcagggggccaatcagtctttttgaacaagttcaggggcaaatgatgtattaagcctttcttTAATACAAAACTACTTATTTTTGAAATCTAGGCTCCGTTTGTTTGCaggaaaatattgtgttttgaaaaaaaattagtaagGGAAAAATTTCTgctggaaaaaaaatatttttcggtgTGTGGCTAAAACACCGGAAAACAAAAAGAAGTGGTGTATGACTattgttttaaaaaatttaagaagGAATGGAGTCGAGTTCCAAAAGTTTAGGGAAATGTTTTACTCTTTTGAaaatggtaaaacattttcttcactttcttcgTATAATTTTATGCTGTCTAACCTAAATTTTttcattgatttatttttctaagcaaataaacataaaaaaaattagaaaactaTTTTCCGGAAAACAAACGGGGCCCTACAAAACTATAGTTTACGACAAAACTAGTTTTATATTTCTCATTTTATAGAAGTGCgattattaaaaataatcttCGAGCCAAACTTATTCATGAGCGTGTTCCttaacattataatcgagtttgttcatgaacctataaccgAGCTTCCTTGTGAGCTCTCGAATCGAGTTTCGTCGTacttaaaatcattttttttataaatcgagTCAAATTTTGTCGAACTGAACATCGAACTGCTCATAAACGGCTCGATTCATTTATAGCCCTAATCATAtcaagtatatatgatattaacacGAGTTTGTTGattttaaatgaaaaagaaaagaaaaggggaACAATCTATTTAGACTCGTTTAATACGATTATATTTTTGttgtgtttatttttttttggtaggaaaaggaaagaaaggacaaacaaaaaaaaccaaaaaactaatccgggattagcctgggaaagctaaccccaacccgATCATCAGAAAGCATAGAAAAAAGGAAGTCCGGAGGCGACGAGAATGTGGAGACTCCTAACACCCTCACATGGCCCTCTGCAGCAAGGTGGTCAGCAATCCTGTTCTGTTCCCTGAAGACATGACCAAAGTTGATGGTGTCGAAGGAAGAACATAGCCTTTTGATCCCTTTTACTAAATTTTGGCTGCTCAAACATAAAGCTTTATTTTCCGAGATAATTTTAACTGCTTCTAAGTTGTCAGATTCCACGAGCAGACTTTTTACACCTAAACTTTTGGCGAGCCTAAGCCTAGAGAAGATTCCCCAGAGTTCAGCAGAGAAGGAAGATCCCACTCCTAGGTTCTGAGCAAAGCCAGACACCTAAGCACCACCAGcttc
The window above is part of the Euphorbia lathyris chromosome 3, ddEupLath1.1, whole genome shotgun sequence genome. Proteins encoded here:
- the LOC136223764 gene encoding rho GTPase-activating protein 5-like, which produces MTEVLYSPSHFPSSPRTPSGSISGSNSNSNSSLSCAPSSLLPGGGGNGGGGGGDPEEEDEGFPVNREEEFAKQRENKHREQLSLLALIVTLFRKSLVACKSDRRELCAMEIGFPTNVRHVAHVTFDRFNGFLGLPVEFEPEVPRRAPSASTTVFGVSTESMQLSYDSRGNIVPTILLLMQKRLYAQGGLQAEGIFRINGGNSQEEYVRDQLNRGVVAEGIDVHCLAGLIKAWFRELPNGVLDSLAPEEVMQCQEEEECVALVRRLPPTEAALLDWVVNLMADVVLQEHFNKMNARNIAMVFAPNMTKMADPLTALMYVVQVMNFLKTLILRALREREDSALESTLPPQHEPFDEDSNQSSSLPCMEETTANEDEEMTEQPFIVEEPVVETLCISCQNNAGENDGSMVSVDKSLRTRTSPGGESKVGQSSNARIGKSQGDVNNRQQQSSGLGATAVVEKSRGLSNLSRIDSRMELIEAWR